A genomic window from Pecten maximus chromosome 6, xPecMax1.1, whole genome shotgun sequence includes:
- the LOC117329301 gene encoding mucin-5AC-like isoform X3: MCGPHHLHKVDWMETGMESDISEHLETDEMYMMLQADMLSIKRQETDLKSEIVEITSKFKNILTSCGFESQDYSIMNQSTGTLPPTPSFMRSSALTQVTALSSDEDFLLQEMMKASLCSTSSDSIYEDSAMTLIVDSNSNYMSLPKNSMVSTPNIPNVTGSSSSDISNRSVGANTSDGYPKSTDTSSDDNQCVPECLDLEQERMSRIQYYGDFTIDRQRRIDNMAVSLSAGPVSSDLTSAATEELFTREVEGCEDNSSVPPVRVGPIIGACLPTSTYSTTTSGSASSTPSSGHRRRRHSTRKDRTTSSKGSSTKYTSVPCASSTMIEDLSPSSSSSGSSKHRSSSIPRASSTMIEDPDTPCSSEDDLQSIYTWSIHDNDCDEDLALEESYYRNLNQHHKMSAKPPLPPKRVLSSRSSSSSSRSSSRRSSKQDNLKAIPSDSCTLPIDALSVIEPSASYRDAYLGAESMYDDDDIPFKSNSLPRTSTRIQLLPNKSSGSSMEARCSSMPDIVSVDPANNDDFHSVPTSPDHSADNTSPLCERLELPGKSSSSSASPVSDNQCSATHPNTDALVDSILTDSPASVCSSGIFVPCNTPDVTDHSKTSRSTTSDKSDSRVQPVAPPSSVASVPSNVQTDGGLFKVPKFNQPLKKLFRFKRSKAQRVLTSTPSHVCPSSVQSDPLSKRKLFTTDASSSADVQIVNKRAVIKKFKRFSASFRKDRQGLTRIQTLANL, translated from the exons ATGTGTGGTCCTCATCATCTCCACAAAGTGG ACTGGATGGAAACTGGCATGGAATCCGACATTTCCGAGCACCTTGAGACCGACGAGATGTATATGATGCTTCAGGCTGATATG CTGAGCATCAAGCGACAGGAGACTGACCTGAAATCTGAGATTGTTGAGATCACCTCCAAGTTCAAGAACATCCTGACATCATGTGGTTTTGAGTCCCAGGATTACTCCATCATGAACCAGTCTACCGGCACTCTGCCTCCAACTCCATCCTTCATGAGGAGTTCAGCCCTCACACAAGTTACAGCCCTGTCCTCTGATGAAGACTTCCTTCTCCAGGAGATGATGAAAGCTTCCCTCTGTTCCACCAGTTCAGACAGCATCTACGAGGACTCTGCCATGACACTCATCGTTGACTCCAACTCCAACTACATGTCTTTGCCAAAGAACTCCATGGTGTCCACTCCCAACATTCCAAATGTCACCGGATCTTCATCATCTGACATCAGCAACCGCAGCGTAGGAGCCAACACCTCTGACGGTTACCCCAAGTCCACCGATACCTCATCTGACGACAACCAGTGTGTACCAGAGTGTCTTGACCTGGAGCAGGAGCGTATGTCCCGAATCCAGTACTATGGTGACTTTACCATCGACCGCCAGCGCCGCATCGACAACATGGCCGTGTCTCTGTCTGCTGGACCTGTCTCTTCCGACCTGACCAGTGCTGCCACAGAGGAACTCTTCACCCGTGAGGTTGAGGGATGCGAGGACAACTCTTCTGTACCACCTGTCCGTGTTGGACCCATCATCGGTGCCTGTCTGCCTACCTCCACCTACTCCACCACTACCTCCGGAAGTGCCAGCTCCACTCCATCATCTGGCCATCGTCGCCGTCGTCACTCTACGAGGAAGGACCGTACCACTTCTTCCAAGGGTAGTTCCACCAAGTACACCTCTGTGCCCTGTGCCTCCTCCACCATGATCGAAGATTTGTCTCCTTCATCTTCTAGCAGTGGTAGCAGCAAGCACCGTAGCAGCTCCATCCCCCGAGCCTCCTCTACCATGATTGAAGACCCTGACACACCCTGCAGCAGCGAGGATGACCTTCAGTCCATCTACACCTGGTCTATTCATGACAACGACTGTGATGAGGACCTCGCCCTGGAGGAGTCTTACTACAGGAACCTTAACCAGCACCACAAGATGTCTGCCAAGCCTCCTCTCCCTCCCAAGAGAGTCCTCTCCAGCAgaagcagcagcagcagcagtcGTTCCAGCTCTCGTCGGTCATCCAAGCAAGACAACTTGAAGGCCATTCCCTCCGACTCCTGCACACTTCCAATTGATGCTCTGTCTGTGATTGAGCCCTCAGCCAGCTACAGAGATGCTTACCTCGGCGCCGAGTCCATGTACGATGATGATGACATCCCCTTCAAGTCTAACAGTCTGCCCAGGACTAGTACCAGGATCCAGTTGCTCCCCAACAAGTCCTCAGGAAGCTCCATGGAAGCCCGCTGTTCCTCCATGCCCGACATTGTCAGCGTTGACCCTGCCAACAACGATGATTTCCACAGCGTGCCAACCTCTCCCGACCACAGTGCTGACAACACCTCCCCTCTTTGCGAGCGTCTTGAGCTTCCCGGCAAGTCCAGTTCCAGTAGTGCCAGCCCAGTGAGCGACAACCAGTGTAGTGCTACCCACCCCAACACTGATGCCCTTGTCGACTCTATCCTCACCGACAGCCCCGCCAGTGTCTGTAGTTCTGGTATCTTTGTACCCTGCAACACACCTGATGTCACAGATCACAGTAAGACCAGCCGATCCACCACTAGCGACAAGTCTGATTCCCGTGTCCAGCCTGTGGCTCCTCCTTCATCCGTGGCATCTGTACCCTCCAACGTTCAGACCGATGGTGGACTATTCAAAGTTCCCAAGTTCAACCAGCCACTCAAGAAGCTCTTCAGGTTTAAGCGTAGCAAGGCCCAGAGAGTGTTGACCAGCACACCCAGCCATGTATGTCCATCTTCAGTACAGAGTGACCCTCTCTCCAAGAGGAAGCTCTTCACCACCGATGCCTCCAGCTCAGCAGATGTTCAGATCGTCAACAAGAGAGCCGTCATCAAGAAGTTCAAGAGGTTCAGCGCTAGCTTTAGGAAAGACAGGCAAGGATTAACCCGCATCCAGACCCTCGCCAACTTGTGA
- the LOC117329301 gene encoding mucin-5AC-like isoform X4: MKMQNKMTYWMETGMESDISEHLETDEMYMMLQADMLSIKRQETDLKSEIVEITSKFKNILTSCGFESQDYSIMNQSTGTLPPTPSFMRSSALTQVTALSSDEDFLLQEMMKASLCSTSSDSIYEDSAMTLIVDSNSNYMSLPKNSMVSTPNIPNVTGSSSSDISNRSVGANTSDGYPKSTDTSSDDNQCVPECLDLEQERMSRIQYYGDFTIDRQRRIDNMAVSLSAGPVSSDLTSAATEELFTREVEGCEDNSSVPPVRVGPIIGACLPTSTYSTTTSGSASSTPSSGHRRRRHSTRKDRTTSSKGSSTKYTSVPCASSTMIEDLSPSSSSSGSSKHRSSSIPRASSTMIEDPDTPCSSEDDLQSIYTWSIHDNDCDEDLALEESYYRNLNQHHKMSAKPPLPPKRVLSSRSSSSSSRSSSRRSSKQDNLKAIPSDSCTLPIDALSVIEPSASYRDAYLGAESMYDDDDIPFKSNSLPRTSTRIQLLPNKSSGSSMEARCSSMPDIVSVDPANNDDFHSVPTSPDHSADNTSPLCERLELPGKSSSSSASPVSDNQCSATHPNTDALVDSILTDSPASVCSSGIFVPCNTPDVTDHSKTSRSTTSDKSDSRVQPVAPPSSVASVPSNVQTDGGLFKVPKFNQPLKKLFRFKRSKAQRVLTSTPSHVCPSSVQSDPLSKRKLFTTDASSSADVQIVNKRAVIKKFKRFSASFRKDRQGLTRIQTLANL; the protein is encoded by the exons ACTGGATGGAAACTGGCATGGAATCCGACATTTCCGAGCACCTTGAGACCGACGAGATGTATATGATGCTTCAGGCTGATATG CTGAGCATCAAGCGACAGGAGACTGACCTGAAATCTGAGATTGTTGAGATCACCTCCAAGTTCAAGAACATCCTGACATCATGTGGTTTTGAGTCCCAGGATTACTCCATCATGAACCAGTCTACCGGCACTCTGCCTCCAACTCCATCCTTCATGAGGAGTTCAGCCCTCACACAAGTTACAGCCCTGTCCTCTGATGAAGACTTCCTTCTCCAGGAGATGATGAAAGCTTCCCTCTGTTCCACCAGTTCAGACAGCATCTACGAGGACTCTGCCATGACACTCATCGTTGACTCCAACTCCAACTACATGTCTTTGCCAAAGAACTCCATGGTGTCCACTCCCAACATTCCAAATGTCACCGGATCTTCATCATCTGACATCAGCAACCGCAGCGTAGGAGCCAACACCTCTGACGGTTACCCCAAGTCCACCGATACCTCATCTGACGACAACCAGTGTGTACCAGAGTGTCTTGACCTGGAGCAGGAGCGTATGTCCCGAATCCAGTACTATGGTGACTTTACCATCGACCGCCAGCGCCGCATCGACAACATGGCCGTGTCTCTGTCTGCTGGACCTGTCTCTTCCGACCTGACCAGTGCTGCCACAGAGGAACTCTTCACCCGTGAGGTTGAGGGATGCGAGGACAACTCTTCTGTACCACCTGTCCGTGTTGGACCCATCATCGGTGCCTGTCTGCCTACCTCCACCTACTCCACCACTACCTCCGGAAGTGCCAGCTCCACTCCATCATCTGGCCATCGTCGCCGTCGTCACTCTACGAGGAAGGACCGTACCACTTCTTCCAAGGGTAGTTCCACCAAGTACACCTCTGTGCCCTGTGCCTCCTCCACCATGATCGAAGATTTGTCTCCTTCATCTTCTAGCAGTGGTAGCAGCAAGCACCGTAGCAGCTCCATCCCCCGAGCCTCCTCTACCATGATTGAAGACCCTGACACACCCTGCAGCAGCGAGGATGACCTTCAGTCCATCTACACCTGGTCTATTCATGACAACGACTGTGATGAGGACCTCGCCCTGGAGGAGTCTTACTACAGGAACCTTAACCAGCACCACAAGATGTCTGCCAAGCCTCCTCTCCCTCCCAAGAGAGTCCTCTCCAGCAgaagcagcagcagcagcagtcGTTCCAGCTCTCGTCGGTCATCCAAGCAAGACAACTTGAAGGCCATTCCCTCCGACTCCTGCACACTTCCAATTGATGCTCTGTCTGTGATTGAGCCCTCAGCCAGCTACAGAGATGCTTACCTCGGCGCCGAGTCCATGTACGATGATGATGACATCCCCTTCAAGTCTAACAGTCTGCCCAGGACTAGTACCAGGATCCAGTTGCTCCCCAACAAGTCCTCAGGAAGCTCCATGGAAGCCCGCTGTTCCTCCATGCCCGACATTGTCAGCGTTGACCCTGCCAACAACGATGATTTCCACAGCGTGCCAACCTCTCCCGACCACAGTGCTGACAACACCTCCCCTCTTTGCGAGCGTCTTGAGCTTCCCGGCAAGTCCAGTTCCAGTAGTGCCAGCCCAGTGAGCGACAACCAGTGTAGTGCTACCCACCCCAACACTGATGCCCTTGTCGACTCTATCCTCACCGACAGCCCCGCCAGTGTCTGTAGTTCTGGTATCTTTGTACCCTGCAACACACCTGATGTCACAGATCACAGTAAGACCAGCCGATCCACCACTAGCGACAAGTCTGATTCCCGTGTCCAGCCTGTGGCTCCTCCTTCATCCGTGGCATCTGTACCCTCCAACGTTCAGACCGATGGTGGACTATTCAAAGTTCCCAAGTTCAACCAGCCACTCAAGAAGCTCTTCAGGTTTAAGCGTAGCAAGGCCCAGAGAGTGTTGACCAGCACACCCAGCCATGTATGTCCATCTTCAGTACAGAGTGACCCTCTCTCCAAGAGGAAGCTCTTCACCACCGATGCCTCCAGCTCAGCAGATGTTCAGATCGTCAACAAGAGAGCCGTCATCAAGAAGTTCAAGAGGTTCAGCGCTAGCTTTAGGAAAGACAGGCAAGGATTAACCCGCATCCAGACCCTCGCCAACTTGTGA
- the LOC117329301 gene encoding mucin-5AC-like isoform X1, translated as MKETAIMTSVLGNGNITWLTSTYIHTDWMETGMESDISEHLETDEMYMMLQADMLSIKRQETDLKSEIVEITSKFKNILTSCGFESQDYSIMNQSTGTLPPTPSFMRSSALTQVTALSSDEDFLLQEMMKASLCSTSSDSIYEDSAMTLIVDSNSNYMSLPKNSMVSTPNIPNVTGSSSSDISNRSVGANTSDGYPKSTDTSSDDNQCVPECLDLEQERMSRIQYYGDFTIDRQRRIDNMAVSLSAGPVSSDLTSAATEELFTREVEGCEDNSSVPPVRVGPIIGACLPTSTYSTTTSGSASSTPSSGHRRRRHSTRKDRTTSSKGSSTKYTSVPCASSTMIEDLSPSSSSSGSSKHRSSSIPRASSTMIEDPDTPCSSEDDLQSIYTWSIHDNDCDEDLALEESYYRNLNQHHKMSAKPPLPPKRVLSSRSSSSSSRSSSRRSSKQDNLKAIPSDSCTLPIDALSVIEPSASYRDAYLGAESMYDDDDIPFKSNSLPRTSTRIQLLPNKSSGSSMEARCSSMPDIVSVDPANNDDFHSVPTSPDHSADNTSPLCERLELPGKSSSSSASPVSDNQCSATHPNTDALVDSILTDSPASVCSSGIFVPCNTPDVTDHSKTSRSTTSDKSDSRVQPVAPPSSVASVPSNVQTDGGLFKVPKFNQPLKKLFRFKRSKAQRVLTSTPSHVCPSSVQSDPLSKRKLFTTDASSSADVQIVNKRAVIKKFKRFSASFRKDRQGLTRIQTLANL; from the exons ATGAAGGAAACTGCTATCATGACAAGTGTACTAGGAAATGGTAACATCACCTGGCTTACATCTACctatatacatacag ACTGGATGGAAACTGGCATGGAATCCGACATTTCCGAGCACCTTGAGACCGACGAGATGTATATGATGCTTCAGGCTGATATG CTGAGCATCAAGCGACAGGAGACTGACCTGAAATCTGAGATTGTTGAGATCACCTCCAAGTTCAAGAACATCCTGACATCATGTGGTTTTGAGTCCCAGGATTACTCCATCATGAACCAGTCTACCGGCACTCTGCCTCCAACTCCATCCTTCATGAGGAGTTCAGCCCTCACACAAGTTACAGCCCTGTCCTCTGATGAAGACTTCCTTCTCCAGGAGATGATGAAAGCTTCCCTCTGTTCCACCAGTTCAGACAGCATCTACGAGGACTCTGCCATGACACTCATCGTTGACTCCAACTCCAACTACATGTCTTTGCCAAAGAACTCCATGGTGTCCACTCCCAACATTCCAAATGTCACCGGATCTTCATCATCTGACATCAGCAACCGCAGCGTAGGAGCCAACACCTCTGACGGTTACCCCAAGTCCACCGATACCTCATCTGACGACAACCAGTGTGTACCAGAGTGTCTTGACCTGGAGCAGGAGCGTATGTCCCGAATCCAGTACTATGGTGACTTTACCATCGACCGCCAGCGCCGCATCGACAACATGGCCGTGTCTCTGTCTGCTGGACCTGTCTCTTCCGACCTGACCAGTGCTGCCACAGAGGAACTCTTCACCCGTGAGGTTGAGGGATGCGAGGACAACTCTTCTGTACCACCTGTCCGTGTTGGACCCATCATCGGTGCCTGTCTGCCTACCTCCACCTACTCCACCACTACCTCCGGAAGTGCCAGCTCCACTCCATCATCTGGCCATCGTCGCCGTCGTCACTCTACGAGGAAGGACCGTACCACTTCTTCCAAGGGTAGTTCCACCAAGTACACCTCTGTGCCCTGTGCCTCCTCCACCATGATCGAAGATTTGTCTCCTTCATCTTCTAGCAGTGGTAGCAGCAAGCACCGTAGCAGCTCCATCCCCCGAGCCTCCTCTACCATGATTGAAGACCCTGACACACCCTGCAGCAGCGAGGATGACCTTCAGTCCATCTACACCTGGTCTATTCATGACAACGACTGTGATGAGGACCTCGCCCTGGAGGAGTCTTACTACAGGAACCTTAACCAGCACCACAAGATGTCTGCCAAGCCTCCTCTCCCTCCCAAGAGAGTCCTCTCCAGCAgaagcagcagcagcagcagtcGTTCCAGCTCTCGTCGGTCATCCAAGCAAGACAACTTGAAGGCCATTCCCTCCGACTCCTGCACACTTCCAATTGATGCTCTGTCTGTGATTGAGCCCTCAGCCAGCTACAGAGATGCTTACCTCGGCGCCGAGTCCATGTACGATGATGATGACATCCCCTTCAAGTCTAACAGTCTGCCCAGGACTAGTACCAGGATCCAGTTGCTCCCCAACAAGTCCTCAGGAAGCTCCATGGAAGCCCGCTGTTCCTCCATGCCCGACATTGTCAGCGTTGACCCTGCCAACAACGATGATTTCCACAGCGTGCCAACCTCTCCCGACCACAGTGCTGACAACACCTCCCCTCTTTGCGAGCGTCTTGAGCTTCCCGGCAAGTCCAGTTCCAGTAGTGCCAGCCCAGTGAGCGACAACCAGTGTAGTGCTACCCACCCCAACACTGATGCCCTTGTCGACTCTATCCTCACCGACAGCCCCGCCAGTGTCTGTAGTTCTGGTATCTTTGTACCCTGCAACACACCTGATGTCACAGATCACAGTAAGACCAGCCGATCCACCACTAGCGACAAGTCTGATTCCCGTGTCCAGCCTGTGGCTCCTCCTTCATCCGTGGCATCTGTACCCTCCAACGTTCAGACCGATGGTGGACTATTCAAAGTTCCCAAGTTCAACCAGCCACTCAAGAAGCTCTTCAGGTTTAAGCGTAGCAAGGCCCAGAGAGTGTTGACCAGCACACCCAGCCATGTATGTCCATCTTCAGTACAGAGTGACCCTCTCTCCAAGAGGAAGCTCTTCACCACCGATGCCTCCAGCTCAGCAGATGTTCAGATCGTCAACAAGAGAGCCGTCATCAAGAAGTTCAAGAGGTTCAGCGCTAGCTTTAGGAAAGACAGGCAAGGATTAACCCGCATCCAGACCCTCGCCAACTTGTGA
- the LOC117329301 gene encoding mucin-5AC-like isoform X2, with product MAPPELGSPSVYFLTSTLLDSSSDWMETGMESDISEHLETDEMYMMLQADMLSIKRQETDLKSEIVEITSKFKNILTSCGFESQDYSIMNQSTGTLPPTPSFMRSSALTQVTALSSDEDFLLQEMMKASLCSTSSDSIYEDSAMTLIVDSNSNYMSLPKNSMVSTPNIPNVTGSSSSDISNRSVGANTSDGYPKSTDTSSDDNQCVPECLDLEQERMSRIQYYGDFTIDRQRRIDNMAVSLSAGPVSSDLTSAATEELFTREVEGCEDNSSVPPVRVGPIIGACLPTSTYSTTTSGSASSTPSSGHRRRRHSTRKDRTTSSKGSSTKYTSVPCASSTMIEDLSPSSSSSGSSKHRSSSIPRASSTMIEDPDTPCSSEDDLQSIYTWSIHDNDCDEDLALEESYYRNLNQHHKMSAKPPLPPKRVLSSRSSSSSSRSSSRRSSKQDNLKAIPSDSCTLPIDALSVIEPSASYRDAYLGAESMYDDDDIPFKSNSLPRTSTRIQLLPNKSSGSSMEARCSSMPDIVSVDPANNDDFHSVPTSPDHSADNTSPLCERLELPGKSSSSSASPVSDNQCSATHPNTDALVDSILTDSPASVCSSGIFVPCNTPDVTDHSKTSRSTTSDKSDSRVQPVAPPSSVASVPSNVQTDGGLFKVPKFNQPLKKLFRFKRSKAQRVLTSTPSHVCPSSVQSDPLSKRKLFTTDASSSADVQIVNKRAVIKKFKRFSASFRKDRQGLTRIQTLANL from the exons ATGGCTCCACCTGAGCTTGGTTCTCCATCTGTGTATTTCCTTACTTCAACTTTATTAGATTCTTCCTCTG ACTGGATGGAAACTGGCATGGAATCCGACATTTCCGAGCACCTTGAGACCGACGAGATGTATATGATGCTTCAGGCTGATATG CTGAGCATCAAGCGACAGGAGACTGACCTGAAATCTGAGATTGTTGAGATCACCTCCAAGTTCAAGAACATCCTGACATCATGTGGTTTTGAGTCCCAGGATTACTCCATCATGAACCAGTCTACCGGCACTCTGCCTCCAACTCCATCCTTCATGAGGAGTTCAGCCCTCACACAAGTTACAGCCCTGTCCTCTGATGAAGACTTCCTTCTCCAGGAGATGATGAAAGCTTCCCTCTGTTCCACCAGTTCAGACAGCATCTACGAGGACTCTGCCATGACACTCATCGTTGACTCCAACTCCAACTACATGTCTTTGCCAAAGAACTCCATGGTGTCCACTCCCAACATTCCAAATGTCACCGGATCTTCATCATCTGACATCAGCAACCGCAGCGTAGGAGCCAACACCTCTGACGGTTACCCCAAGTCCACCGATACCTCATCTGACGACAACCAGTGTGTACCAGAGTGTCTTGACCTGGAGCAGGAGCGTATGTCCCGAATCCAGTACTATGGTGACTTTACCATCGACCGCCAGCGCCGCATCGACAACATGGCCGTGTCTCTGTCTGCTGGACCTGTCTCTTCCGACCTGACCAGTGCTGCCACAGAGGAACTCTTCACCCGTGAGGTTGAGGGATGCGAGGACAACTCTTCTGTACCACCTGTCCGTGTTGGACCCATCATCGGTGCCTGTCTGCCTACCTCCACCTACTCCACCACTACCTCCGGAAGTGCCAGCTCCACTCCATCATCTGGCCATCGTCGCCGTCGTCACTCTACGAGGAAGGACCGTACCACTTCTTCCAAGGGTAGTTCCACCAAGTACACCTCTGTGCCCTGTGCCTCCTCCACCATGATCGAAGATTTGTCTCCTTCATCTTCTAGCAGTGGTAGCAGCAAGCACCGTAGCAGCTCCATCCCCCGAGCCTCCTCTACCATGATTGAAGACCCTGACACACCCTGCAGCAGCGAGGATGACCTTCAGTCCATCTACACCTGGTCTATTCATGACAACGACTGTGATGAGGACCTCGCCCTGGAGGAGTCTTACTACAGGAACCTTAACCAGCACCACAAGATGTCTGCCAAGCCTCCTCTCCCTCCCAAGAGAGTCCTCTCCAGCAgaagcagcagcagcagcagtcGTTCCAGCTCTCGTCGGTCATCCAAGCAAGACAACTTGAAGGCCATTCCCTCCGACTCCTGCACACTTCCAATTGATGCTCTGTCTGTGATTGAGCCCTCAGCCAGCTACAGAGATGCTTACCTCGGCGCCGAGTCCATGTACGATGATGATGACATCCCCTTCAAGTCTAACAGTCTGCCCAGGACTAGTACCAGGATCCAGTTGCTCCCCAACAAGTCCTCAGGAAGCTCCATGGAAGCCCGCTGTTCCTCCATGCCCGACATTGTCAGCGTTGACCCTGCCAACAACGATGATTTCCACAGCGTGCCAACCTCTCCCGACCACAGTGCTGACAACACCTCCCCTCTTTGCGAGCGTCTTGAGCTTCCCGGCAAGTCCAGTTCCAGTAGTGCCAGCCCAGTGAGCGACAACCAGTGTAGTGCTACCCACCCCAACACTGATGCCCTTGTCGACTCTATCCTCACCGACAGCCCCGCCAGTGTCTGTAGTTCTGGTATCTTTGTACCCTGCAACACACCTGATGTCACAGATCACAGTAAGACCAGCCGATCCACCACTAGCGACAAGTCTGATTCCCGTGTCCAGCCTGTGGCTCCTCCTTCATCCGTGGCATCTGTACCCTCCAACGTTCAGACCGATGGTGGACTATTCAAAGTTCCCAAGTTCAACCAGCCACTCAAGAAGCTCTTCAGGTTTAAGCGTAGCAAGGCCCAGAGAGTGTTGACCAGCACACCCAGCCATGTATGTCCATCTTCAGTACAGAGTGACCCTCTCTCCAAGAGGAAGCTCTTCACCACCGATGCCTCCAGCTCAGCAGATGTTCAGATCGTCAACAAGAGAGCCGTCATCAAGAAGTTCAAGAGGTTCAGCGCTAGCTTTAGGAAAGACAGGCAAGGATTAACCCGCATCCAGACCCTCGCCAACTTGTGA